A stretch of Camelina sativa cultivar DH55 chromosome 18, Cs, whole genome shotgun sequence DNA encodes these proteins:
- the LOC104762203 gene encoding kinesin-like protein KIN-4C, whose amino-acid sequence MESTECVRVAVNIRPLITPELLNGCSDCXXXXXXXEQVHIGSHTFTYDFVYGNAGYPCSKIYDHCVAPLVDALFKGYNATVLAYGQTGSGKTYTMGTNYSGDGTNGGVIPNVMEDIFKRVETTTNDAELLIRVSFIEIFKEEVFDLLDSNSSALLKNDSGVQAKHTALSRAPIQIRETASGGITLAGVTEAEVKTKEEMGSYLARGSLSRATGSTNMNSQSSRSHAIFTITLEQKKISSGSFTTTENGGEDILCAKLHLVDLAGSERAKRTGADGMRLKEGIHINKGLLALGNVISALGDEKKRKEGGHVPYRDSKLTRLLQDSLGGNSKTVMIACVSPADTNAEETLNTLKYANRARNIQNKAVINRDPATAQMQRMRSQIEQLQTELLFYRGDSGAFDELQILKHKISLLEASNRELQNELQERRVASEHFSKRAYDAQVEKDKLIMIIESVRNGKSLDEIESCQNEDVGLVKKYVSKIQELEGELLHIKSLKKSSNCQYSDDSCDDDGPRSNNVLFPSSNESSDCEDKVIDVTVELEIQEKEIEHCSLQEKLDMELKELDKRLEEKEAEMKRFSSGGTSVLKHYEKKVHELEQEKRALQREIEGLKQNLASIPSGDGAQKQKEDYSQKLHTLETQFSVLKKKQEAQSQLLRQRQKSDDVAGKLQDEIQRIKSQKVQLQQKIKQESEQFRTWKASREKEVMQLKKEGRRNEYEMHKLMALNQKQKLVLQRKTEEASQATKRLKELLETRKGSSREALSGASVNGPGTQALMQAIEHEIEVTVHVHEVRSEYERQMEERARMAKEAARLREERDLLKNAQISVHGDTMSPGARNSRIFALENMLATSSNTLVSMASQLSEAEERERVFGGRGRWNQVRTLGDAKSIMNYLFNLASTARCLARDKEADCREKDVLIRDLKEKIVKFSSYVRYLEIQRADLVHQGKAQASELKKLYAEINQNNEHSLKKQETRNSTIVLEDMDTSDSETSDHDEREDPDLDDEWKPELESERDSELESAIKLNRKRNFKVGRRRSSVVMRRSYEENLEAPSDDAVKSTSSSDVCCCTCSRSSSCKTMKCQCRATKGSCGPSCGCSAVKCSNRNADGMQGNSISESEALESSQESDEKDKDQQQQVLASRGAMLLQNALADKPGEERNDDGGTRRRRRKPLSDIGNTTGKSNVPRPGQRKKWKKTVLQLVPVGPPAPPTTPTSSQEQANPVSLDMEAATKPENSGTGESMKQKRPRAMSSNGSNLLRERNADQNGGESVGNGGFVQNNSGRASGSRTSDEKENHTRRI is encoded by the exons ATGGAGAGCACAGAGTGCGTTAGGGTTGCCGTAAATATCCGGCCGTTAATTACGCCTGAGCTTTTAAACGGTTGCTCAGATTGCNNNNNNNNNNNNNNNNNNN TTGAACAGGTTCATATTGGCTCACATACGTTTACTTATGATTTCGTCTATGGAAATGCTGGCTACCCTTGCTCAAAGATATATGATCATTGCGTTGCTCCACTTGTGGATGCGCTGTTCAAAGGATACAATGCAACTGTTCTCGCTTACGGCCag ACTGGTTCAGGAAAAACCTACACCATGGGTACTAATTATAGTGGAGATGGCACAAATGGTGGAGTTATACCAAACGTTATGGaagatatatttaaaagagtGGAGACCACCACCAATGACGCTGAACTATTGATACGTGTGTCTTTTATTGAG ATTTTTAAGGAAGAAGTTTTCGATTTGCTTGACTCAAATTCTTCGGCCCTCCTAAAAAATGACAGTGGGGTTCAAGCAAAGCACACTGCCCTCTCGAGAGCTCCAATTCAAATCAGGGAAACTGCCAGTGGAGGAATAACATTGGCTGGCGTTACCGAGGCAGAAGTCAAGACGAAAGAAGAGATGGGATCGTATCTAGCACGTGGCTCTTTGTCTCGAGCTACTGGCAGCACAAACATGAATAGCCAATCAAG TCGGTCCCATGCAATCTTCACAATCACTTTGGAACAAAAGAAGATTTCCAGCGGTTCTTTCACAACAACTGAAAACGGAGGTGAAGATATCCTATGTGCAAAGCTTCATTTGGTTGATTTAGCGGGGTCAGAACGTGCAAAACGAACAGGAGCTGATGGGATGCGTTTGAAAGAAG GTATTCACATTAACAAAGGTCTACTAGCACTTGGAAATGTTATTAGTGCACTTGGagatgagaaaaagagaaaggaaggaGGTCATGTTCCTTACCGTGACAGCAAGTTAACTCGTTTGCTTCAG GATTCTCTAGGTGGCAATAGCAAAACTGTGATGATTG CTTGTGTAAGTCCAGCTGATACAAATGCTGAGGAAACTTTAAATACGCTCAAATACGCAAATCGTGCTCGCAATATTCAAAACAAAGCAGTG ATCAATCGAGACCCAGCAACAGCACAAATGCAAAGAATGCGGAGTCAAATTGAGCAGCTGCAGACAGAACTCTTGTTCTATCGGGGTGATAGCGGTGCTTTTGATGAGCTCCAG ATTCTCAAGCATAAGATATCACTCCTTGAGGCAAGCAATCGTGAGCTACAAAACGAACTTCAAGAACGGAGAGTCGCTTCTGAGCATTTCTCAAAGCGTGCTTACGATGCTCAG GTTGAAAAGGACAAACTCATAATGATTATCGAATCTGTTCGCAATGGTAAATCCTTGGATGAGATTGAATCGTGCCAAAATGAG GACGttggtttggtgaagaagtACGTTTCAAAAATTCAAGAGCTAGAAGGAGAGCTGTTGCATATCAAAAGCTTGAAAAAATCGAGTAACTGCCAATATTCAGATGATTCCTGTGATGATGATGGGCCTCGTTCGAACAATGTCTTGTTTCCCTCGTCTAATGAGTCGTCGGATTGTGAAGACAAAGTGATTGATGTCACGG TTGAACTTGAAATTCAAGAAAAGGAGATTGAGCATTGCTCACTGCAAGAGAAGTTGGATATGGAGCTTAAGGAATTAGATAAGAGACTTGAAGAAAAGGAG GCTGAAATGAAGCGGTTTTCAAGTGGTGGTACATCTGTTCTCAAACATTATGAGAAAAAAGTTCATGAGCTAGAACAGGAAAAAAGAGCACTGCAG AGAGAAATTGAAGGTTTGAAACAGAACCTTGCTAGCATACCATCAGGAGATGGTGCCCAGAAACAGAAGGAAGATTATTCTCAGAAACTGCACACGCTTGAAACACAG TTTTCTGttctgaaaaagaaacaagaagcacAGTCACAGCTTTTGAGACAAAGACAGAAAAGTGATGATGTGGCAGGAAAATTGCAGGATGAAATACAAAGAATTAAGTCCCAGAAG GTGCAATTACAGCAAAAGATTAAGCAGGAGTCAGAACAGTTCAGGACTTGGAAGGCTTCGAGAGAGAAGGAAGTAATGCAG CTCAAAAAAGAGGGAAGGAGAAATGAGTATGAGATGCACAAACTCATGGCTTTGAATCAAAAACAGAAGTTG GTTTTGCAAAGAAAGACAGAAGAGGCATCTCAGGCGACAAAAAGACTTAAAGAGCTTTTAGAAACTCGAAAGGGGTCTTCACGTGAAGCTTTAA GTGGGGCAAGTGTTAATGGTCCTGGAACTCAG GCATTGATGCAAGCAATTGAGCATGAGATTGAAGTCACAGTTCATGTTCATGAAGTGCGTTCTGAATACGAGAGGCAAATGGAAGA GAGAGCAAGAATGGCTAAGGAAGCTGCACGGCTAAGAGAAGAAAGGGATCTGCTCAAGAATGCCCAAATAAG CGTTCATGGTGACACCATGTCTCCTGGTGCAAGAAACTCAAGGATTTTTGCTCTGGAGAATATGCTTGCCACCTCATCCAACACTCTCGTCTCCATGGCATCACAGTTATCTGAAGCAGAAGAGCGCGAACGTGTGTTTGGTGGAAGAGGGAGGTGGAACCAAGTTAGAACGCTAGGTGACGCAAAGAGTATTATGAACTATCTGTTCAATTTGGCATCAACTGCGAG GTGTCTAGCTCGAGATAAAGAGGCAGACTGCAGAGAAAAAGATGTCCTTATAAGAGacctgaaagaaaaaatagtaaagTTTAGCAGTTATGTTAGATACTTGGAGATCCAAAGAGCAGACCTCGTGCATCAAGGGAAAGCACAG GCCTCGGAGTTGAAGAAATTGTACGCAGAAATTAACCAAAACAATGAGCATAGTTTGAAAAAGCAGGAAACCCGAAACTCGACTATAGTTCTTGAGGACATGGATACATCTGATTCTGAAACGTCAGACCATGATGAACGGGAAGATCCAGATCTTGATGACGAATGGAAACCTGAACTTGAATCAGAGCGTGATTCAGAGCTGGAATCGGCTATAAAGCTGAATAGGAAACGAAACTTCAAAGTGGGAAGACGGCGCTCGAGTGTGGTCATGAGGCGTTCATATGAAGAGAACCTGGAAGCTCCTTCAGATGATGCAGTGAAATCCACATCATCATCTGACGTATGTTgttgcacttgcagtaggagcTCCTCGTGCAAGACTATGAAGTGTCAGTGCCGAGCTACAAAGGGATCTTGTGGTCCGTCATGTGGATGTTCTGCAGTGAAATGCTCCAACAGAAACGCAGATGGGATGCAGGGCAATTCCATCTCGGAATCAGAAGCCTTGGAGAGCTCACAAGAATCTGATGAGAAGGATaaagaccaacaacaacaagtcctTGCTTCACGCGGAGCTATGCTGCTACAGAACGCTCTTGCTGACAAGCCAGGGGAGGAGAGAAATGATGAtggaggaacaagaagaagaagaagaaaacctcTATCAGACATAGGAAACACGAcg GGTAAATCGAATGTGCCAAGGCCAGGCCAAAgaaagaagtggaagaagacGGTGCTTCAGCTTGTCCCTGTTGGTCCACCAGCACCACCAACAACACCAACTTCATCTCAGGAACAAGCTAATCCGGTGAGTTTAGACATGGAAGCAGCAACAAAGCCGGAAAACAGCGGCACTGGAGAGTCAATGAAACAGAAGCGACCGAGAGCGATGAGTTCTAATGGCAGCAACTTGCTGAGAGAAAGAAACGCAGATCAAAACGGCGGAGAATCAGTGGGTAATGGTGGTTTTGTGCAGAACAATTCGGGTAGGGCAAGTGGAAGTAGAACTTCAGATGAAAAGGAGAACCACACTCGTCGGATCTAA
- the LOC104762205 gene encoding cleavage stimulation factor subunit 50, which yields MVNSGDLDQALQDGNIFRQLNALIVAHLRLHNLSQVASAVASATMTPLDIEVPPNRLLELVAKGLAAENNGALRGLSSSVLLPCSYGSTTTPRTASIDFSVTHVKGSSKTIPKHESKTLSEHKSVVRCARFSPDGMFFATGGADTSIKLFEVPKVKQMISGDTQARPLIRTFYDHAEPLNDLDFHPRSTILISSAKDNCIKFFDFSKTSAKRAFKVFQDTHNVRSVSFHPSGEFLLAGTDHPIPHLYDVNTYQCFLPSNVPDSGVNGAINQVRYSSTGSIYVTASKDGAIRLYDGVSAKCIRSISGAHGKSEVTSAVFTKDQRFVLSSGKDFTVKLWEIGSGRMVKEYLGAKRIKLRSQAIFNETEEFVISIDEASNEVVTWDARTAEKVARWPSNHNGTPRWIEHSPVESVFVTCGTDRSVRFWKESV from the exons ATGGTGAATAGTGGAGATTTGGATCAGGCTCTGCAAGATGGGAATATCTTTAGACAGCTCAATGCTCTCATCGTAGCTCATCTCCGTCTTCACAATCTCTCCCAG GTGGCAAGTGCGGTTGCATCAGCGACAATGACACCATTGGATATTGAGGTTCCTCCAAACCGTCTTCTAGAGCTTGTTGCAAag GGTCTTGCAGCGGAGAACAACGGGGCATTGAGAGGTCTTTCTTCATCAGTCTTGTTACCCTGTTCTTATGGATCAACCACTACTCCTAGAACAGCTTCTATCGACTTCAG TGTTACTCATGTGAAAGGCTCATCAAAGACTATCCCAAAGCATGAATCCAAGACACTATCAGAGCACAAG AGTGTTGTTAGGTGTGCAAGATTTAGTCCTGATGGAATGTTTTTTGCAACTGGCGGtgcagacacatcaattaaGCTCTTTGAg GTGCCAAAAGTAAAACAGATGATTTCAGGAGATACTCAAGCTCGACCGTTAATACGGACTTTTTATGATCATGCTGAA CCATTAAACGATCTTGATTTCCACCCTCGGAGCACGATCCTAATATCCAGTGCCAAAGACAACTGTATAAA GTTCTTCGACTTCTCGAAAACCTCAGCTAAACGAGCATTCAAAGTTTTTCAG GATACACATAACGTGCGCTCTGTATCTTTTCATCCGTCAGGAGAGTTTCTTCTTGCAG GAACCGATCATCCAATTCCACATCTGTACGACGTAAACACATATCAGTGCTTTCTTCCGTCAAATGTCCCAGATAGCGGTGTAAATGGAGCCATTAACCAG gtgCGATATTCTTCCACGGGATCCATCTATGTTACAGCCTCAAAGGATGGAGCTATTCGACTCTATGACGGGGTCAGCGCAAAGTGTATACGTTCCATTAGTGGTGCACATGGAAAATCAGAGGTCACAAGCGCAGTGTTCACTAAAGATCAAAG GTTTGTTCTCTCATCCGGTAAGGATTTTACGGTTAAGTTATGGGAAATAGGTTCAGGTCGAATGGTAAAGGAATATCTCGGAGCAAAGCGAATAAAACTGCGGTCTCAG GCAATCTTTAACGAAACTGAAGAGTTTGTAATCTCCATAGATGAAGCAAGCAATGAGGTTGTTACATGGGATGCCAGAACTGCAGAAAAGGTGGCAAGATGGCCTTCAAACCATAACGGTACACCGCGGTGGATCGAGCACTCGCCGGTTGAGTCAGTCTTTGTTACTTGTGGAACAGATAGATCCGTTCGGTTCTGGAAGGAATCCGTGTAG
- the LOC104762204 gene encoding COBRA-like protein 5, translated as MESLFSAMIVLLLVSLSCFTSSEARYSNNGNITVKWDLMNWTPDGYVAVVTAYNYQKQRSVPGWTMSWRWTKKEVIWSTVGAQTTEQGDCSKFKFNIPHSCIRKPIVVDLLPGTPYNQQIANCCKNGILKPGLESSFQLAVGNAGTSSKTARMPVNFTFTAPKQQYICGPTKNVRPTRFITADKRRITRALMTWNITCVFHKAT; from the exons ATGGAGTCTCTCTTCTCAGCTATGATTGTCCTGCTATTGGTTTCCCTTTCTTGTTTCACTTCTTCAG AAGCTCGCTACAGCAACAACGGAAACATCACAGTCAAATGGGATCTCATGAACTGGACGCCTGACGGCTACGTa GCAGTGGTTACAGCCTACAATTACCAGAAACAACGTTCGGTTCCAGGATGGACAATGAGCTGGAGATGGACCAAGAAAGAAGTGATCTGGAGCACGGTTGGTGCACAAACCACAGAGCAAGGAGACTGTTCCAAGTTCAAATTCAACATCCCGCATTCCTGCATTCGTAAGCCAATTGTCGTCGATTTGCTTCCCGGAACTCCTTACAATCAGCAGATCGCTAATTGCTGCAAAAACGGTATCTTGAAACCCGGTTTAGAAAGTTCATTCCAGCTAGCCGTTGGCAATGCTGGTACCTCGAGTAAGACTGCTCGGATGCCTGTAAACTTCACGTTCACGGCACCTAAACAACAGTACATCTGTGGACCGACTAAGAACGTTAGACCAACCAGGTTTATAACTGCAGACAAAAGGAGAATCACTAGAGCCCTGA TGACCTGGAACATTACTTGCGTTTTTCACAAGGCAACATGA
- the LOC104762206 gene encoding pentatricopeptide repeat-containing protein PNM1, mitochondrial, whose amino-acid sequence MPPSLPSLQLRRLLLRSIGTSSSSANTLQSQSRLISSKPSYPPLPPSRSSIYSTFPSRFFSSETNADSETSDPNQIALSFSKELTGNPDADSHSLSKRLNLSFSHVTPCPDSILQTLNLSPEAGRAALGFNEWLDTINAFSHTDETVSFFVDYFGRRKDFKGMLEIISKYKGVAGAKTLESAIERLVRAGRPKQVADFFEKMENDYGLKRDKESLTLVVKKLCEKGHASIAEKMVKNTANDIFPDENICDLLISGWCTAEKLDEATRLAGEMSRGGFEIGTKAYNMRLDCVCKLCRKKDPFKLQPEVEKVLLEMEFRGVPRDTETFNVLINNLCKLRRTEEAMTLFGRMGEWGCQPDAETYLVLIKSLYQAARIGEGDEMIDKMKSAGYGESLTKKEYYGFLKILCGIERLEHAMSVFKSMKANGIKPGIKTYDLLMGKMCANNQLTRANGLYKEAAKKGIAVSPKEYRVDPRFLKKKTKEVDSNLKKRETLPEKTARKKKRLKQINMSFVKKPHNKMRRRM is encoded by the coding sequence atgcCGCCGTCGTTACCGTCTCTGCAACTCCGGCGACTACTCCTCCGTAGCATCGGcacctcttcctcctccgccaATACTCTTCAATCTCAGTCTCGTCTCATTTCTTCCAAACCATCGTATCCTCCTCTACCGCCTTCCCGTTCCTCAATATACTCAACGTTTCCTTCTAGATTCTTCTCATCTGAAACAAATGCGGACTCAGAGACTTCAGATCCGAATCAGatcgctctctctttctccaaggAGCTCACCGGGAACCCAGACGCCGATTCTCACTCCCTTTCAAAGAGACTCAATCTCAGCTTCTCCCACGTCACGCCGTGTCCAGATTCGATTCTTCAAACACTCAATCTCTCCCCTGAAGCTGGTCGCGCTGCTTTAGGCTTCAACGAGTGGTTGGATACGATCAATGCCTTCTCTCATACCGATGAAACAGTTTCGTTTTTCGTCGATTACTTCGGTCGTCGGAAAGATTTCAAAGGGATGCTAGAGATCATATCGAAATACAAAGGTGTAGCCGGAGCTAAAACATTAGAATCTGCGATTGAGAGGTTGGTTCGAGCTGGTAGACCTAAGCAGGTGGCTGATTTCTTCGAGAAGATGGAGAACGATTACGGTTTGAAACGTGACAAAGAGTCACTTACTCTGGTGGTGAAGAAGCTTTGTGAGAAAGGGCACGCGAGTATCGCagagaagatggtgaagaacaCTGCTAACGATATATTCCCTGATGAGAACATTTGTGATTTGTTGATTAGTGGTTGGTGTACTGCTGAGAAGCTTGATGAAGCAACTAGGTTAGCTGGTGAGATGTCTAGAGGAGGATTTGAGATAGGTACCAAAGCTTATAACATGAGGCTTGATTGTGTTTGTAAGCTTTGTAGGAAGAAAGATCCGTTTAAGCTTCAACCTGAAGTAGAGAAGGTTTTACTAGAAATGGAGTTCCGTGGTGTGCCTAGAGATACTGAGACGTTCAATGTGTTGATTAACAATCTTTGTAAACTCAGGAGAACTGAAGAAGCAATGACATTGTTTGGTAGGATGGGTGAATGGGGTTGTCAACCTGATGCTGAGACGTACCTTGTTCTGATCAAGAGTTTATATCAAGCAGCTAGGATCGGTGAAGGAGATGAAATGATCGATAAGATGAAGTCAGCAGGGTACGGTGAGTCTTTGACTAAGAAAGAGTATTACGGGTTTTTGAAGATATTGTGTGGGATTGAGAGGCTTGAGCATGCCATGAGTGTGTTTAAGAGCATGAAAGCGAATGGAATCAAACCTGGGATCAAAACTTATGATTTGTTGATGGGGAAAATGTGTGCTAATAACCAGCTAACTAGAGCTAATGGTTTGTACAAAGAAGCGGCTAAGAAAGGTATCGCTGTCAGCCCTAAGGAGTACAGAGTTGATCCGCGGTTTTTGAAAAAGAAGACCAAGGAAGTGGATAGCAATTTGAAGAAGAGGGAGACCTTGCCTGAGAAAActgcgaggaagaagaaacggcTCAAGCAGATCAATATGAGTTTTGTTAAAAAACCGCACAACAAGATGAGACGAAGAATGTGA
- the LOC104763615 gene encoding uncharacterized protein LOC104763615, producing MSIKSVISLLVVVCIIASVNAQLPQLPIPFPFPFQPNPGMPRLLPDITKCWSSIMNIPGCVAEISQSILIGQLGNIGPACCKAFLVAEANCLPKFPFNPFFPHIIKDHCSRIVGAVPPTTK from the coding sequence ATGTCTATCAAAAGTGTGATTTCACTCCTAGTGGTTGTATGCATCATAGCCTCCGTAAATGCTCAGCTACCACAGCTTCCGATTCCCTTTCCTTTTCCATTTCAACCAAATCCTGGTATGCCAAGATTACTACCAGACATAACAAAATGTTGGTCATCAATCATGAATATTCCAGGATGTGTCGCAGAAATATCTCAATCTATATTGATTGGACAACTCGGCAATATAGGTCCTGCTTGTTGCAAGGCATTTTTAGTAGCTGAAGCCAACTGCCTGCCAAAGTTTCCATTCAATCCATTTTTTCCTCATATCATTAAGGACCATTGTTCAAGAATTGTTGGAGCAGTTCCTCCTACAACAAAATAG
- the LOC104762207 gene encoding transcription factor TCP5-like, which translates to MRSRECDEEEIHAKQEGDSNQNHQVNLNHMLQQQQPSTVSSSRQWTSAFRNPRIVRVSRTFGGKDRHSKVCTVRGLRDRRIRLSVPTAIQLYDLQDRLGLSQPSKVIDWLLEEAKDDVDKLPPLQFPHGFNQMYPNLMFGNSGFGESPSSTSSTTFPGSNLGFLENWDLGGSSRTRSRITDTTTTHRESFDLDKGKWIKHDENSNQDHQGFNHQHFPLTNPYNNTSSYYNLGHLQQSLEQSGNNVTVAISNVAANNNNNLNLPPPSSSAPRDGSQLFFGPTPPAMSSLFPTYPSFLGASHHHNHHHHQVVDGAGHLQLFSSNSNTATQQQMMTGNTSLIRPFHHLMSSNHDTDRHSSDNDSDS; encoded by the coding sequence ATGAGATCAAGAGAATGCGACGAAGAGGAGATTCATGCAAAGCAAGAAGGAGATAGTAATCAAAATCACCAAGTAAACTTAAACCACATGTTGCAACAGCAACAGCCGAGTACAGTGTCATCTTCAAGGCAATGGACTTCAGCTTTTAGGAATCCAAGAATCGTTCGAGTATCGAGAACATTCGGTGGCAAAGACAGACACAGCAAAGTATGTACAGTCCGTGGTCTTCGAGACCGGAGGATAAGGTTGTCAGTACCTACAGCGATTCAACTCTACGACCTTCAAGATCGATTAGGGTTGAGTCAGCCAAGCAAAGTCATAGATTGGTTACTCGAAGAAGCAAAAGATGACGTCGACAAGCTCCCTCCTCTACAATTCCCACATGGTTTTAACCAAATGTATCCAAATCTCATGTTTGGTAACTCCGGGTTCGGAGAATCGCCATCGTCAACTTCATCAACAACGTTTCCAGGAAGCAATCTTGGGTTCTTGGAAAACTGGGATCTTGGTGgttcttcaagaacaagatcaAGAATAACGGATACTACTACGACCCATAGAGAAAGTTTCGATCTAGATAAAGGGAAATGGATCAAACACGACGAGAATAGTAATCAAGATCACCAAGGGTTCAATCATCAGCATTTCCCACTGACCAATCCTTACAACAACACTTCTTCTTATTACAACCTCGGACATCTTCAACAATCGTTAGAACAATCCGGTAATAACGTTACTGTCGCAATATCTAATGTTGCTGCTAATAACAACAATAATCTCAACTTGcctcctccttcctcttctgCTCCAAGAGACGGATCTCAGCTTTTTTTCGGTCCTACTCCTCCGGCTATGAGCTCTCTATTTCCGACATACCCTTCGTTTCTCGGAGCTtctcatcatcataatcatcatcatcatcaagtcGTAGATGGAGCTGGTCATCTTCAGCTCTTTAGCTCGAATTCAAATACGGCGACGCAGCAGCAGATGATGACGGGTAATACGAGTTTGATTAGACCATTTCATCATTTGATGAGCTCGAATCATGATACGGATCGTCATAGTAGCGATAATGATTCCGATTCATGA